The Rhizobium leguminosarum genome includes a region encoding these proteins:
- a CDS encoding GFA family protein, with protein sequence MSELNLPMEGGCRCGRVRLKISAPPLLTMACHCTGCQKMTASAYSLSAAIPSEGFEVTQGEPVIGGLHGVTKHYFCPHCMSWMFTRPEGMDWFVNLRATMLDDPSWFTPFIETWTSEKLSFAETGAVYSYEALPAMDAYEGLVKEYMGRG encoded by the coding sequence ATGAGCGAACTGAATTTACCCATGGAAGGCGGCTGCCGTTGCGGCCGGGTGCGGTTGAAGATCAGCGCCCCGCCGCTGCTCACCATGGCCTGTCATTGCACCGGGTGCCAGAAAATGACCGCGAGCGCCTATTCGCTGAGTGCGGCCATCCCCAGCGAAGGCTTCGAGGTCACACAAGGCGAGCCTGTCATCGGCGGCCTGCATGGCGTCACGAAGCATTATTTCTGCCCGCATTGCATGAGTTGGATGTTCACCCGCCCGGAAGGCATGGACTGGTTCGTCAATCTGCGCGCGACCATGCTCGACGACCCCAGCTGGTTCACGCCTTTCATCGAGACGTGGACGAGCGAGAAGCTGTCATTCGCCGAGACTGGCGCGGTGTACAGCTATGAGGCGCTGCCTGCGATGGACGCGTATGAGGGGCTGGTGAAGGAGTATATGGGCAGGGGGTAA
- the lepA gene encoding translation elongation factor 4 codes for MARMSTNSTTPLSHIRNFSIVAHIDHGKSTLADRLIQTTGGLAEREMSEQVLDNMDIERERGITIKAQTVRLHYQANNGEKYILNLIDTPGHVDFAYEVSRSLSACEGSLLVVDASQGVEAQTLANVYQAIDNNHEIVTVLNKIDLPAAEPDRIKEQIEEVIGIDASEAVLISAKTGLGIPDVLEAIVHRLPAPKSPGGEKAPLKALLVDSWYDAYLGVMVLVRVIDGVLTKGQTVRMMGTDAKYQVERVGVLTPKMVNIDRLGPGEIGFITASIKEVADTRVGDTITEDKRPTAQALPGFKPAQPVVFCGLFPVDAADFEDLRAAMGKLRLNDASFSFEMESSAALGFGFRCGFLGLLHLEIIQERLEREFDLDLIATAPSVVYKMYMTDGTERELHNPADMPDVVKISEIHEPWIRATILTPDDYLGSILKLCQDRRGIQIELTYVGTRAMLTYDLPLNEVVFDFYDRLKSISKGYASFDYTLTDHREGNLVKMSILVNGEPVDALSMMVHRTAAEKRGRDMCEKLKELIPKHMFKIPIQAAIGGNVIARETISALRKDVTAKCYGGDATRKRKLLDKQKAGKKRMRQFGKVEIPQEAFIAALKMGDE; via the coding sequence ATGGCGCGCATGAGCACCAATTCCACCACTCCGCTGTCCCATATCCGCAACTTTTCGATCGTGGCCCATATCGACCACGGCAAATCGACGCTGGCCGACCGCCTGATCCAGACGACGGGCGGCCTTGCCGAGCGCGAAATGTCCGAGCAGGTGCTCGACAATATGGATATCGAGCGCGAGCGCGGCATCACCATCAAGGCCCAGACCGTGCGCCTGCATTACCAGGCGAACAACGGCGAGAAATACATTCTCAATCTGATCGACACGCCCGGCCATGTCGACTTCGCCTATGAAGTCTCACGGTCGCTGTCGGCGTGCGAGGGCTCTCTGCTCGTCGTCGATGCCAGCCAGGGCGTCGAAGCGCAGACGCTCGCCAACGTCTATCAGGCGATCGACAACAATCACGAGATCGTCACCGTCCTCAACAAGATCGACCTGCCGGCGGCCGAACCCGACCGCATCAAGGAACAGATCGAGGAAGTGATCGGCATCGACGCTTCGGAGGCGGTGCTGATTTCGGCAAAAACCGGCCTCGGCATTCCCGACGTGCTGGAAGCGATCGTCCACCGGCTGCCGGCGCCGAAGAGCCCCGGCGGCGAAAAGGCGCCGCTGAAGGCGCTGCTGGTCGACAGCTGGTACGACGCCTATCTCGGCGTCATGGTTCTGGTCCGCGTCATCGACGGCGTGCTGACCAAGGGCCAGACGGTGCGGATGATGGGCACCGATGCGAAATACCAGGTGGAGCGCGTCGGCGTGCTGACGCCGAAGATGGTCAATATCGACCGCCTCGGCCCCGGCGAGATCGGCTTCATCACGGCCTCGATCAAGGAAGTGGCCGATACCCGCGTCGGCGACACGATCACCGAGGACAAGCGGCCGACAGCCCAGGCGCTGCCGGGCTTTAAGCCGGCGCAGCCGGTGGTGTTCTGCGGCCTCTTCCCGGTCGATGCCGCCGATTTCGAGGATCTGCGCGCCGCCATGGGCAAGCTTCGCCTCAACGACGCCTCCTTCTCCTTCGAAATGGAATCGTCGGCGGCCCTCGGCTTCGGTTTCCGCTGCGGCTTCCTCGGCCTGCTGCATCTCGAAATCATCCAGGAACGGCTGGAGCGCGAGTTCGACCTCGACCTCATCGCCACCGCACCCTCCGTCGTCTACAAGATGTACATGACCGACGGCACGGAGCGCGAGCTGCACAATCCGGCCGATATGCCCGACGTCGTCAAGATCTCGGAAATCCACGAGCCGTGGATCCGCGCGACGATCCTGACGCCCGATGATTATCTCGGCAGCATCCTGAAGCTCTGCCAGGACCGGCGCGGCATCCAGATCGAACTCACCTATGTCGGCACACGCGCGATGCTGACCTACGACCTGCCGCTCAACGAAGTCGTGTTCGATTTCTACGACCGGCTGAAGTCGATCTCGAAGGGTTATGCCTCCTTCGACTACACGCTGACCGACCACCGCGAGGGCAACCTCGTGAAGATGTCGATCCTCGTCAACGGCGAGCCTGTTGACGCGCTGTCGATGATGGTGCACCGGACGGCTGCCGAAAAGCGCGGCCGCGACATGTGCGAGAAGCTCAAGGAGCTGATCCCGAAGCACATGTTCAAGATCCCGATCCAGGCGGCGATCGGCGGCAACGTCATTGCCCGCGAGACGATCTCGGCGCTGCGCAAGGACGTGACCGCGAAATGCTACGGCGGCGATGCCACCCGCAAGCGCAAGCTGCTCGACAAGCAGAAGGCCGGCAAGAAGCGCATGCGCCAGTTCGGCAAGGTAGAGATTCCCCAGGAAGCCTTCATCGCAGCGCTGAAGATGGGCGACGAATAG
- a CDS encoding helix-turn-helix domain-containing protein, translating to MEPELEQAIGIRIRTLRQEKSLTLDDLAAASGVSRAMISRIERAEASPTASLLARICAALGLSLSAFFAEEGQASPLARRQEQQVWRDPETGYLRRSVSPPGTASDVDIVEVEFPPGARVSFPPHASAHGMTQHIWLFDGELEMTAAEIVYRLRPGDCLFMPVGEGHVFHNPGNAPARYCVVLDRGGR from the coding sequence ATGGAACCGGAACTCGAACAGGCGATCGGCATCCGCATCCGCACGCTGCGGCAGGAAAAGTCTCTGACGCTCGATGATCTGGCTGCGGCCTCCGGCGTCAGCCGGGCGATGATCTCGCGCATCGAGCGGGCGGAGGCGAGCCCGACCGCCTCGCTGCTGGCAAGGATCTGCGCCGCGCTCGGCCTGTCGCTATCGGCCTTCTTTGCGGAAGAGGGGCAGGCCTCGCCGCTCGCCCGTCGGCAGGAACAGCAGGTCTGGCGCGATCCGGAGACCGGTTATCTCAGACGCTCTGTTTCACCCCCCGGCACCGCTTCCGATGTCGATATCGTCGAGGTCGAATTCCCCCCTGGCGCCCGCGTCAGCTTCCCCCCGCATGCCAGCGCCCATGGCATGACGCAGCATATCTGGCTGTTCGACGGCGAGCTGGAGATGACGGCGGCTGAGATCGTCTACCGGCTGCGCCCGGGCGATTGCCTCTTCATGCCGGTCGGCGAGGGTCACGTCTTCCACAATCCCGGCAACGCGCCGGCGCGTTACTGCGTCGTGCTCGATCGCGGCGGCCGATAG
- a CDS encoding GNAT family N-acetyltransferase, producing the protein MPAIRTLSAEGARAAIPALSEVLVDCVAGGASVGFMQPYGPEDAEPYWRDVADAVATGGNLLLVAELDGRIIGTVQVSAAQMPNQPHRGDLKKLLVHRSARGKGLARLLMEAAEREAASHGKTLLVLDTATGSDAEAIYPRLGWQRVGVIPDYALWPEGGFCATTLFYKRLT; encoded by the coding sequence ATGCCCGCTATTCGTACCCTTTCCGCCGAGGGGGCCCGCGCCGCCATTCCGGCTCTATCGGAAGTGCTTGTCGATTGTGTCGCGGGCGGCGCCTCCGTCGGCTTCATGCAGCCCTATGGACCTGAAGATGCCGAGCCCTATTGGCGCGATGTCGCCGATGCCGTCGCCACCGGCGGCAACTTGCTGCTGGTCGCTGAACTCGACGGCAGGATCATCGGCACGGTGCAGGTGAGTGCCGCGCAGATGCCGAACCAGCCGCATCGCGGCGACCTGAAGAAGCTGCTGGTACACCGCTCGGCCCGCGGCAAGGGGCTTGCCCGGCTGCTGATGGAGGCTGCCGAGCGTGAGGCGGCAAGCCACGGCAAGACCCTGCTCGTGCTCGACACGGCAACCGGCAGCGATGCCGAGGCGATCTATCCGCGCCTGGGCTGGCAGCGCGTCGGTGTCATCCCCGATTATGCGCTGTGGCCTGAAGGCGGTTTCTGCGCCACCACCCTGTTCTACAAGCGGCTTACCTGA
- the tenA gene encoding thiaminase II encodes MDASTQSTELTGSFTAAAWDRIAPIMAEIEALPLLQRLSDGTLPPEIFRHYILQDALYLKHYARCLAIVAAKAPDNAQVLRFLGSAQKAITVEQGLHAGFLTQFGITSADVTSAEPSPAGFAYTNFLLATAYHSSYAVALSSILPCFWIYWHVGEAIKNRPVIEGNAFQAWINTYGDPQFAAGAREVIALTDIAARAASPVERAQMTDVFVRASQYEWMFWDSAWRLETWPV; translated from the coding sequence ATGGACGCCAGTACACAGAGCACGGAACTGACAGGAAGCTTCACGGCTGCCGCCTGGGACAGGATCGCGCCGATCATGGCCGAAATCGAGGCGTTGCCGCTGCTGCAGCGGCTTTCGGACGGCACACTGCCGCCTGAGATTTTCCGGCATTACATTCTGCAGGATGCGCTTTACCTCAAGCATTATGCGCGATGCCTTGCGATCGTCGCGGCCAAGGCGCCGGACAATGCGCAGGTCCTGCGCTTCCTCGGCTCGGCGCAGAAGGCGATCACCGTCGAGCAGGGCCTGCATGCCGGCTTCCTCACCCAGTTCGGCATCACCTCCGCCGATGTTACATCCGCCGAGCCCTCGCCTGCCGGCTTTGCCTATACGAACTTCCTGCTCGCTACCGCCTATCACAGCTCCTACGCGGTGGCGCTGTCCTCCATCCTTCCCTGCTTCTGGATCTACTGGCATGTCGGCGAAGCGATCAAGAACCGGCCTGTTATCGAGGGCAATGCCTTCCAGGCCTGGATCAACACCTATGGCGATCCGCAATTTGCCGCCGGAGCCCGCGAGGTGATCGCGCTGACCGACATCGCCGCCCGCGCCGCGTCGCCGGTTGAACGGGCGCAAATGACCGATGTCTTCGTGCGCGCCTCGCAATATGAATGGATGTTCTGGGATTCGGCCTGGCGGCTGGAGACGTGGCCGGTCTGA
- a CDS encoding histone deacetylase family protein, whose protein sequence is MRVIYSEDHKLRDARTELHAGQLVTPFEAPFRAEWILAAVKEAGFADVVAPDAHGLETARKVHDPAYLDFLATVWDRWVAAGFTGEAIANSFAVRRTSQRVPDNIVGAIGHYANAADTSITKGSYEAAIASMRCAVSGADWLTQGNRFAFALCRPPGHHAGIDLFGGYCFINNSGVAAQRLLDHGARKVAVLDVDFHHGNGTQDLFYRRGDVFTASLHGDPMHAFPYFLGHADEEGEGEGAGANRNYPMPPDTPWDIWSSALADALARIKTFGAEAIVVALGVDTFERDPISFFSLTSDDFTRMGAMISAAGLPVLTCMEGGYGVREIGLNVANVLKGLEA, encoded by the coding sequence ATGCGCGTCATCTATTCCGAGGATCACAAGCTGCGCGATGCGAGGACCGAGCTGCACGCCGGCCAACTGGTGACGCCCTTCGAGGCGCCGTTTCGCGCCGAATGGATCCTCGCGGCGGTCAAGGAGGCGGGCTTTGCCGACGTGGTGGCGCCTGATGCGCACGGGTTGGAAACGGCTCGAAAAGTGCATGATCCCGCCTATCTGGATTTTCTCGCCACCGTCTGGGACCGCTGGGTAGCGGCCGGTTTCACCGGCGAGGCGATCGCCAATTCCTTCGCCGTTCGCCGCACCAGCCAGCGCGTGCCCGACAATATCGTCGGTGCGATCGGCCACTATGCCAATGCCGCCGACACCTCGATCACCAAGGGTTCCTACGAGGCGGCGATCGCTTCCATGCGCTGTGCCGTCAGCGGCGCCGACTGGCTGACGCAGGGCAATCGCTTCGCCTTCGCGCTCTGCCGCCCGCCCGGCCACCATGCCGGCATCGATCTCTTCGGCGGCTATTGCTTCATCAACAATTCGGGCGTCGCCGCACAGCGGCTGCTCGACCATGGTGCCAGGAAAGTCGCGGTGCTGGATGTCGACTTCCACCATGGCAACGGCACGCAGGATCTCTTCTATCGCCGCGGCGACGTCTTCACCGCCTCGCTGCACGGCGATCCCATGCACGCCTTTCCCTATTTCCTCGGCCATGCCGACGAGGAAGGCGAGGGGGAGGGTGCCGGCGCCAACCGCAACTATCCGATGCCGCCAGATACGCCTTGGGATATTTGGTCTTCGGCCCTTGCCGATGCACTGGCTCGCATCAAGACCTTCGGCGCCGAGGCGATCGTCGTGGCGCTCGGCGTCGACACTTTCGAGCGCGATCCGATCTCCTTCTTCAGCCTCACCTCCGACGATTTCACCCGCATGGGCGCGATGATATCAGCCGCCGGCCTGCCGGTGCTCACCTGCATGGAGGGCGGCTACGGAGTGCGGGAGATCGGCCTCAACGTTGCCAATGTCCTCAAGGGTCTGGAAGCCTGA
- a CDS encoding HAD family hydrolase, producing the protein MKVLMVDVDGVLVHGRPTDGLPLFTYLERDLGLRVDLLQQEFFQTHWGDIIIGREPLEPRLAGVLAKIAPHLSAEALIDYWFENDSRLDLNLLEELAALRQSGITLLLATNQEHRRARYLMEQIGLKAHFDDIIYSAALGHSKPSPDFFQLATERAGVLPGEIAFIDDMAVNIEAARQFGWNAAQWTAGTTLGGALPVFARPA; encoded by the coding sequence ATGAAAGTGCTGATGGTCGATGTCGACGGCGTGCTCGTTCATGGTCGTCCGACCGATGGCCTGCCTCTCTTCACCTATCTGGAGCGCGATCTCGGGCTGCGTGTCGACCTGCTGCAGCAGGAATTCTTCCAGACGCACTGGGGCGATATCATCATCGGCCGCGAGCCGCTGGAGCCGCGGCTCGCCGGCGTTCTCGCAAAGATCGCGCCCCATCTCAGCGCCGAAGCACTGATCGATTACTGGTTCGAGAACGATTCCCGCCTCGATCTCAATCTGCTGGAAGAACTCGCCGCTCTCAGGCAAAGCGGCATCACTCTCTTGCTGGCGACCAACCAGGAACATAGGCGGGCACGCTACCTTATGGAGCAGATCGGCCTTAAAGCGCATTTCGATGACATCATCTATTCCGCAGCACTTGGGCACAGCAAACCTTCGCCCGATTTCTTCCAGCTGGCGACCGAGCGGGCCGGCGTGCTGCCCGGCGAGATCGCCTTCATCGACGATATGGCGGTGAATATCGAAGCGGCGCGGCAATTCGGCTGGAATGCCGCGCAATGGACGGCGGGCACGACGCTTGGCGGCGCGCTTCCGGTCTTTGCCAGGCCGGCATGA
- a CDS encoding type II toxin-antitoxin system CcdA family antitoxin — MNDESRTTGKPGSVMGANTDSKIEKDYKAPTFDQKTSDDETLPREERERLWRIENAEAIAEQNEYVAKHGLPFAKYRQF, encoded by the coding sequence ATGAACGATGAAAGCCGAACGACGGGCAAACCGGGATCGGTGATGGGTGCAAACACTGATTCCAAGATCGAAAAGGACTACAAAGCTCCGACCTTCGATCAAAAAACAAGCGATGATGAGACGTTGCCTCGCGAAGAACGCGAGAGACTTTGGCGAATTGAAAACGCCGAGGCGATCGCGGAGCAAAATGAGTATGTCGCGAAGCATGGCTTGCCATTTGCGAAATACAGGCAGTTTTGA
- the recX gene encoding recombination regulator RecX produces MTDETVPSDIPTSRMLSWARNSAIYRLERRMMTEKQLFDAISRKAKEKFEDISAAQLKAIADFAVKFAYDNKVLDDSAYAEISTRSAVRGGKSKRAIAQKLAAKGVSSDKVEAALEEADDLYAAAIFARKRAFGPFRRVELDEKRKAKELSAFARNGFSFDICRKVFDMSFEDAEEVILAGRR; encoded by the coding sequence ATGACCGACGAGACCGTTCCATCCGATATCCCGACATCACGCATGCTGAGCTGGGCGCGCAATTCCGCTATCTATCGCCTCGAGCGGCGGATGATGACGGAAAAGCAGCTCTTTGACGCCATCAGCCGCAAGGCGAAGGAGAAATTCGAGGATATCAGCGCGGCGCAACTCAAGGCCATCGCCGATTTCGCGGTCAAATTTGCCTATGATAACAAGGTACTCGACGATAGCGCCTATGCGGAGATCAGCACGCGCTCTGCCGTGCGCGGCGGTAAATCGAAGCGCGCGATCGCCCAGAAGCTTGCTGCCAAGGGCGTCTCCAGCGACAAGGTCGAGGCAGCACTTGAAGAGGCTGACGATCTCTATGCTGCAGCGATTTTTGCCCGTAAGCGCGCCTTCGGCCCTTTCCGCCGGGTCGAACTTGACGAAAAGCGAAAGGCGAAAGAACTTTCGGCTTTTGCCCGCAACGGCTTCAGCTTCGACATCTGCAGGAAGGTCTTCGACATGAGCTTCGAAGACGCCGAAGAGGTGATCCTTGCTGGCCGTCGCTGA